One Thermodesulfobacteriota bacterium genomic window carries:
- the ahcY gene encoding adenosylhomocysteinase produces the protein MKYDVKDLALSKEGRLRVEWSAQEMPVLAQIRNRFKKEKPLKGIRLAACLHVTTETGNLAITLKEGGADVTLCASNPLSTQDPVAAYLVKEHKMSVFAIKGEDTKTYYQHIISTLDSAPNVTMDDGADLVSTLHKERVKLLDNVIGGTEETTTGVIRLRSMAERGVLRYPIIAVNDADTKHFFDNRYGTGQSTIDGIIRATNRLIAGTNFVVCGYGWCGKGVAMRARGLGANVIVTEVDPLKALEAVMDGFRVMSIDEAAKVGDFFCTVTGNLNVIRKEHFSRMRDGAIICNSGHFNVEIDLKGLRNISRSRRKIREYVEEFTLKNGKRLNVLGEGRLINLASAEGHPSSVMDMSFANQALCVEYLVKNRKKLENKVYGVPERVDKMVAEMKLKSLGVKIDRLTPEQSKYLSSWEVGT, from the coding sequence TCAAGGGAATCAGATTGGCCGCCTGTCTTCACGTTACTACGGAGACCGGAAATCTGGCCATAACCTTGAAAGAGGGGGGTGCGGACGTAACCCTGTGCGCCTCTAACCCGTTGAGCACCCAAGACCCCGTTGCCGCATACCTAGTCAAAGAGCACAAGATGTCCGTCTTTGCCATAAAGGGCGAAGATACCAAGACCTATTATCAACACATAATCAGCACACTCGATTCCGCCCCAAACGTGACCATGGATGACGGAGCAGACCTAGTTTCTACCCTCCATAAAGAAAGGGTCAAGCTTCTTGATAATGTTATAGGCGGGACGGAAGAGACCACCACCGGCGTTATCCGCTTGAGAAGCATGGCCGAGCGCGGGGTATTGCGCTATCCTATCATCGCGGTTAACGACGCCGACACCAAGCACTTTTTCGATAACCGATACGGCACCGGCCAGAGCACCATCGACGGTATTATCCGGGCTACGAACCGTTTAATCGCCGGCACCAATTTTGTCGTCTGCGGATACGGCTGGTGCGGTAAGGGTGTAGCGATGAGGGCAAGAGGCCTCGGTGCAAATGTAATCGTGACCGAGGTGGACCCCCTGAAAGCCCTGGAAGCGGTAATGGACGGCTTCAGGGTGATGTCTATCGATGAGGCGGCAAAGGTAGGAGACTTTTTCTGCACGGTCACCGGGAATCTGAACGTTATCAGAAAGGAACATTTTTCCAGAATGAGGGATGGAGCCATTATCTGCAATTCCGGCCATTTCAACGTGGAGATTGACCTGAAGGGCCTGCGAAACATATCCAGGAGCAGGAGGAAGATAAGGGAGTACGTCGAGGAATTTACCCTTAAAAACGGCAAACGGCTCAACGTCCTCGGCGAGGGAAGGCTTATAAACCTGGCCTCAGCCGAGGGGCATCCTTCGAGCGTCATGGACATGAGCTTTGCCAACCAGGCCCTTTGTGTTGAATACCTGGTGAAGAACAGGAAAAAACTGGAGAACAAGGTTTATGGCGTTCCGGAGAGGGTGGACAAGATGGTTGCGGAGATGAAATTGAAATCGCTAGGAGTAAAAATCGACAGGCTCACCCCCGAGCAGAGTAAATATCTAAGCTCGTGGGAGGTTGGCACATAA